In Papaver somniferum cultivar HN1 chromosome 1, ASM357369v1, whole genome shotgun sequence, a genomic segment contains:
- the LOC113287012 gene encoding 60S ribosomal protein L26-1-like, with translation MKFNPRVSSSRRKNRKAHFTAPSSVRRVLMSSPLSSELRSKYNVRSVPVRKDDEVQVVRGTFKGREGKVIQVYRKKWVIHVERITREKVNGSTVNVGVNPSKCVITKLRLDKDRKSLLDRKAKGRAAADKDKGTKFTTDDIMQNVD, from the coding sequence ATGAAGTTCAACCCAAGAGTATCATCCTCAAGGAGGAAGAACCGTAAGGCTCATTTCACTGCACCATCAAGTGTTCGCCGTGTTCTGATGTCTTCACCGCTATCATCTGAGCTTCGTAGCAAATACAACGTCAGATCAGTCCCTGTTCGTAAAGACGATGAGGTTCAAGTTGTTAGAGGAACATTCAAAGGCCGTGAAGGAAAGGTTATTCAGGTTTACCGTAAGAAGTGGGTTATTCATGTTGAGAGGATTACCAGAGAGAAAGTTAATGGATCTACTGTCAATGTTGGTGTTAATCCATCAAAGTGTGTGATTACTAAGCTCAGACTTGACAAGGATAGGAAATCGCTATTGGATCGTAAAGCTAAGGGAAGAGCTGCTGCTGATAAGGATAAGGGTACTAAGTTCACCACTGATGATATCATGCAGAatgttgattga